CCTGTTATGATTCACAGGACCGTTCTGGGCTCCATGGAGCGCTTCTTCGCCGGGCTTATCGAGCATTATGCGGGAGCCTTCCCAGTATGGCTCGCGCCGGTCCAGGTGAGGGTAATGCCCATAGCGGAGAGGCACATCGATAGAGCCCGGGAGATACAGAGGGATTTAATGGTAGCCGGCCTCAGGGTCGAGGTCGACTCGAGGAATGAGAAGATCGGCTATAAGGTGCGCGATGCGGAACTCCAGCGGATTCCGTATATGATCGTGATAGGAGATAGGGAAATCGAGAATAACCTCGTCTCGGTTCGGAGCCGCAGGGGAGGTGACCTCGGCCGGATGAAGCTCGATGGGATCAGGGAGCGCATCCTATCCGAGGTGGCGTCCAAATCTGGAAATTCTGATTGACCTCGGGTGAGACTTATGCTATACTAAACACTGCTACCACAGGACTGCTCAGGCAGGGCTGCCTGGAAGAGTCTCAAAAAGACAAAAAGGATGTCTAAAAGAAGAAGCCATCCGCTTCTCACCCTGCGGCGCTCCCAGGTGCCGTACTATGATCCCAGGGGCCAGGTTTGCTGCCAGCAGGGTATTATGTTGTGTATCAAGAGCCAATCCCGAGCTCATCTCGGGTTATATTTGGTTGAGGTTTGCTAGCTTTTGCGGGGCGGGTGGAATCTACCTGCCCATTTTTTACGGATTTGGGTTCTCATTGTTTTTAAAAATCAGGGGGTGACGCGCCATCAGCAAAGACTTGAGAGTGAACGAGGAAATCCGCGCCAGGGAAATCCGGGTCATAGGGGACCAGGGCGAGCAACTAGGGGTCATGCCCTTCAGGGAAGCGCTTCGTCTGGCCGAGGAGAAAGGGCTCGACCTGGTGGAGGTTGCGCCTACGGCAAAACCGCCTGTATGCAGGGTCATGGATTATGGAAAGTATAGGTACGAACAGGCGAAGCGTGAGAGGGAAGCCAGGAAGAAACAGCGCATAATCGATATCAAGGAGATAAGGATGACCCCAAAGATCGAGGGGCATGATTTCGAGGTCAAGGTCAGGAACGCCCAGAGGTTTCTCAAGGATGGCGACAAGGTTAAAGCCACGATCAAGTTTCGTGGCCGGGAGATCGTTCACGCCGATATAGGGAAGGCTTTGCTAGAGGATCTTGCAGAGGAGTTAAAGGATGTTGCTATTATAGAGAGAGCGCCGAGGGTCGAGGGCAAGAGCATGATCATGATTCTCTCGCCGAGACAGGCTTAATATTCTAGGGGTCACGAATCAGGCCATTGTTCATGCCGTGATTCATCCATGATTCATTCTAGATTTTTCAAGGGGGAAGTACTTTGCCTAAGCTTAAGACTCACCGTGGAGCCGCCAAACGCTTCAAGGTCAGCGGTAGTGGGAAGATTATAAGGTTCAAGGCTTTTAAGAGCCATATCCTGGAGAAAAAGTCGCCCAAGACCAAGAGGAACCTGCGAAAGCAGGCGGTCATGAGCCCTGGGGACGCAAAGAAGGTAAAGAAATTGGTGCCCTACCTGTGACTGCAGCCTCTAGCGCGGTCTCTAACGATATTGGATCCACACATCACATATCCGTCCCGGCATGCATGCCCAGCGTGCATGTCCAGTATGCGTGCTCCAAATGCCGGGTGTAGTGTAATGGAGGGAAAGTGTAATGCCAAGGGCGAAGGGCGGGTTTGTAACCCGTAGGAGACATAAGAAGATATTGAAGCTTGCCAAGGGCTTCACGGGTGCGAAGAGCAAGATTTTCAGGCGCGCCAATGAGGCGGTCATGAAATCCCTGCAATATGCATACAGGGACCGGAGAAATAGGAAACGCGATTTCCGGAGGCTCTGGATCGCGCGG
This portion of the Bacillota bacterium genome encodes:
- a CDS encoding translation initiation factor IF-3, with amino-acid sequence MNEEIRAREIRVIGDQGEQLGVMPFREALRLAEEKGLDLVEVAPTAKPPVCRVMDYGKYRYEQAKREREARKKQRIIDIKEIRMTPKIEGHDFEVKVRNAQRFLKDGDKVKATIKFRGREIVHADIGKALLEDLAEELKDVAIIERAPRVEGKSMIMILSPRQA
- the rpmI gene encoding 50S ribosomal protein L35, with the protein product MPKLKTHRGAAKRFKVSGSGKIIRFKAFKSHILEKKSPKTKRNLRKQAVMSPGDAKKVKKLVPYL
- the rplT gene encoding 50S ribosomal protein L20, which translates into the protein MPRAKGGFVTRRRHKKILKLAKGFTGAKSKIFRRANEAVMKSLQYAYRDRRNRKRDFRRLWIARINAAARVNGISYSRLIDGLKKAGVEVNRKMLAELAINDMAAFSELVQVAKGSSGE